The Candidatus Deferrimicrobiaceae bacterium DNA window GCCGAAGGACGGCCTGCGAGTGCAGCTGGCAGATCCTCGGCTCGCCCAGGGCGAAGATCGCGCCGATCTCCTTCATCGTGAGCTCTTCGTAATAGTACAGCGCGATCAGCTGCTTCTCCCGATCCGGCAGAAGGTCGATCGCCTTGCCGAGCACCTCCCTGAGGTCCCGGAGGATGCTGTCCTTCCTCTCGTCGTTCTTGGCGGCCTCGGTCAGGATCCTCTGGACGGCGGTGTTGCCCACGCTGTACTCGTCCTCGGGTTCGTCCAGCGAGAAGACGGAGAGGCCGGAAAAGAGCGCCAGCTGTTTCCGAAGCTCCGTGATCGAGATCTTCATCTCCTTCGCGACTTCCTCCTCCAGGGGAGGGCGGCCCAGGAGGGACTCGAGCCGCGCGTAGGCGTTCTCCAGCCGGTTCGCGTTCTGCCTCGCGGCGCGGGAAAACCAGTCCATCTCGCGGAGGTAGTCGAGCATGGAACCACGGATGCGGAACTCGGCGTACGTCTTGAACTTGATCCCCCGGGTGGAGTCGAACTTCACGGCGGCGTCCAGCAGTCCCACGACCCCCGAGCTCACGAGGTCATCCATCTCGACGTTCGGCGGGAGCCGGAGTTTCATGATGCTGGCATGGTATCGGATTCCCGGCAGGAATTCGTTCACCAGGGCCTCCCGGTCGGAGATAGGCGGGGGCTTCTCGGGGAGACGTTCCGTGGTTCGGAGAGCGAGGTTGCTTCCCATCGTGTCCCTCCCTTCTGTTATCTGTGCTGCGAAAAAGGGATGGACACGTAGATAGCAATACGCATGCCGCGAAGAACATTATTGTAACAATCTGGAATATATATGGTTTTTCTAAAGAAGAAAGGCGGGCGGGGGAATGCTTATGTCAAAAATTTGTCAGCGGGATCTCCTCCTGACAATTATGGGCCATTCAGCCCCTTGCGTTTGAGCATTTCGAGTAGCGTCGTCCTTTTCAGTCCGAGGAGGGTCGCCGCCTTCTTCCGGTTCCCCCCGGAAAGGGAGAGCGCCTGCCGGATGAGGCCGTTTTCGAATTCCTCCTTCGCCTTCCTGAAATCGAGCGACTCGATCCGCAGCTTCTCCCCGGCCTCCCCTGCGGATCGGTCCCCGTCCCGGACCATCGCCGGCGGGAGGTCTTTCTTCTCGAGCCAGGCGCCCCGGGACAGGATGACCAGGCGCTCCACCAGGTTCTCCAGTTCCCTCACGTTCCCGGGCCAGGCGTATCGCTTCATGGCCTCCATCGCGTCCGGCCGGAATCCCTGGACCCTTCGCCCGCCCGCCGGGGCGTATTTCCCGAGGAAATGCTCGGCCAGAACCGGGATGTCGTCCGTGCGCTCTCTCAGGGGAGGGAGGTGGATGGGGATGACGTGGAGACGGAAGTACAGGTCCTGCCGGAACCGGCGCGCGGCGATTTCCTTCTCGAGGTCCTTGTTCGTCGCCGCGATGACGCGGACGTCCACGTTCACCGGCGTTGTTCCCCCCACCGGGGTGAACGACTGTTCCTGGAGCACCCGGAGGATCTTCGCCTGGAGGGGCGGACTCATCTCCCCGATCTCGTCGAGGAAGATCGTTCCCCGATGCGCCGTTTCGAACCGGCCGGTCCTTGCGACATGGGCCCCGGTGAAGGCGCCTCGCACGTGCCCGAACAGCTCGCTTTCCAGAAGGTCGGCGGGGATGGCGGAACAGTTGACGGGGACGAGCATCCGGTCGGCCCGGCTGCTGTTGTAGTGGATGGCCCGGGCGATGAGTTCCTTCCCCGTACCGCTCTCCCCCAGGATGAGGATGGTCGAGCCGCTCCCCGCCACTTTCGTGACCAGGGACAGCACCTGGCGGATCGGCTCGCTGATCCCGATGATGTTTTCGAACTGGTAGCGCCCGATGGCCTGCTGCTTGAGATGGATGTTCTCCTTCTTCATCTCCGTCATCTCGAGTGCCCGGTCCACGAGATGGACGACTTCCACCACCTTGAACGGTTTCGTGATGTAGTGAAAGGCGCCGAGCTTCATGGCCTGGACGGCGTTCTCCACCGTGCCGTACCCCGTCATCAGGATGACCTCGCAGTGGACGAGAGCCTTTTTCGCGTGGGAAAGGACCGCGAGCCCGTCCCCTCCCGGCATGACGAGGTCCGTCAGGACGACATCGATGTCGTGCTGGTCGATTTGGTCCATCGCCTCGGCTCCGGAGCGGGCGGGGAAAACATGAAGATCCGGCCGGGAGAAGACGTTCAGAAGAAGCTCGAGGATATTTTCGTCATCTTCCGCAATCAGAAGGGATTTTTTCATCGGGGTAATTTTACCTTCCGGGGGTGGCGGGACGGAAGGCCAATCTTTCCGGGCCGGGTAAAGTTTTCCGGGAGGGTGCCGATATGATTTCTGTGCAGATGCCACACCAGGGAGTTATCCCGTGAAAAGCCCGGGTTCAGACGGGAAAAGGGGAGACGGGCCGGGTCCGGCGGGGAAGAAGTCGCCCCGCGAGAAACGGGTCGACCTCCTCAAGGGGAAGGTGGAAAAGGGGATCTTCCGCGTGAAGCCGAAGAAGGTCGCGGACAAGATGGTGGAGGACGCCGTCCGCACGATACGCTCCCGGCGAGGGTCGAGGTAGTTCCGCCGCTTTCCCCTGCATCCTGCCGACGTTTGGGATACAATCATCCGAAAAGGGAATCGGGAAAGAGAAGGGGTGCGCACCGCTTTCGAGAAGGTTCTCCGGCAGGCGATCGACGACCTTCCCGGGATGTTCCGCGAAGCGCTCCGGAACGTGGCGATCGTGGTGGAGGAGCGCCCCCCGGACTGGCTTCTCGAGGAACTCGACATTCCGCCGGGGGAGACGCTCTACGGGTTCTACCACGGCATTCCGCTGCCCGAACGGTCCGTTCTGGACTCCGGGAACCTGCCTGACAAGATCTCCGTCTACCGGGGGCCTCTCGAGGAGGATTTCCGCGATCGCGGGGAACTCGTCCGCCAGATCCGGATGACCCTCCTCCACGAAATCGGGCACTATTTCGGAATGGACGAGGAGGACCTGGCCCGGCTCGGCTACGAGTGAATGTGATATACCAACTAGTGTACCGTCTCGTAAATAGCTTGACGCACCGAGAGCGTCGATGCGCCGCGCCGGCGAGGCGCGCGACTGAGGCATACCGTTGAGTATGGTGAAGAAGCGCAACGAAGCTGGGGCGGATGCAGCGGCGCTCGAATGCCAAGGTATTTGCGAGACGGTGCACTAGGGGGAGCGCGGTAAACCGAACGATCGCCGCCGGCCGGAACGGAACGTGCGAACGGGGCCGGCGAAGGGAGACAGGCAATGTACCGATTGCGCCGCTCGTATCACGATGGCTTCGACCGCCCCGAACTCGTCCTGATTCACTACGCGGCCGCTCCGGAAGGTTCCCCCGAGGATGTCCTCGTCCGTTCCACCGCCGTGGTGACGCCGTCGAAGATTCCCGGAATGCGGGAGGTACACCTGTTTCTCCCCCGCCCCGGAGAGGGAGTCCGGCTCTCGGTGCGCTACGTCTTCTCGGCCGTGGGCGGCGGCAGGGAGTGGTTTTCCCCCCCGTACGAGGTGGTTCTTCCGGGACCCGTCGCCGAGGGGGACCTGGCCGAGATCGAGGGGGAGGGGAACATCGCGCCCGCGGCGGGGCGCGGGATGTTCCGGCTCGCGCTGCCCCTCCGGCCGGAGGAGCCGCGGGGAGGAACCGTCCGGTTCGGGTTCGGCGCCATGCGCAAGAAGCCGTCGGTCTCCCTGTGTCGCGCCCGGGTGCCGATCGTGGGAGGGGAAGCTCCCGTCGTGGAAATCCCCGAGGCCTTGTCCGTGCTGAAGAACCGGCCGATGCCGTTCTTCCTGTACCACGTCCCCGAGGGGGGAACCGTTCCGGTCGCGGACAAGATCAATTGCGCCCGGATCACGTTCCGGGACGAAGAGGGGGACGTCGTCTGCGCCCGCCTCTTGTGGGGAGACCGGTCCTGGGCCGCATCCAACCTCACCGTGATGGAGGTCAAGAACTTCGCTTCCGCGGAAGGAGGGGCGTCCGGGTACTTCCACGCCGTCGACTTGGAGGCGTATCGGGAAACGAGAGCGGCCGCCCTTGCCGGTCACGGCCTCCCGAGGACGTTCGAGGGATTCGTCTTCGGCCCTTCGGGAAGCGTCGTGGAATACTGCTTCCAGGTTCTTCGTCTGCGCGCGGACGGAGCCGTCGCATCCTGGATCAACGCTCCCTCCGGCGGGAACTGGTCGATCACGCTATAGCATCTCCCCCAGGGACGCGAGGAGCGTTCCGATCTCCCCATCGGTCCCCACCGTGATGCGCAGGGACCCGGCGAGACGGGGCGTGTCGAAGTATCGGACGAGGATCTTCCTGCGCTTCAATTCCTCGTAGACCGGCCGTGCGGACCTCCCCCGGAGACGTCTCGCGAGAACGAAGTTGCTCTGCGAGGGAAAAGGGGAAAACCCGAGGGCCGGGAGCGCGGCGAGGAGCGTCGCCCGGGTCTTGCGGATCTTCGCGGCGTTTTTCTCCATCCACCCGATGTCCTTCAGCGCGACCTCCCCGGCGGCGATCGCCAGGCGGCCGAGGTTGTAGGAGTCCCGCACCTTGTTCAATCCCTCGAGGATGGCGGGGTGGGCGAACCCGAGGCCGATCCGCATTCCGGCCAGGGAGAACGATTTGGAGAGCGTGCGGAGCACGATCACGTTCTTCTTCTCCCGGGCGAGGGAAAGGGCCGTCTCGTCGGCGAAGTCCGCGTACGCCTCGTCGATGACGAGCACTCCCGGCACCCGGTCGGCGAGATCGGCCAGGACGGCGGTCGGGACCGACGTTCCCGAGGGGGAATTGGGGCTGGCGACGATCGTGACCTTTGCCCGTCTTGCCGCCAGACCCGACGGAAGGGAGTAGTCCTCGGGGTAGGGAACCCCCGCGATCCTCCCCCCCTGTACCCGGATCAGCGTATCGTAGAGCGTATACGTCGGCGTGGGGCAGCACAGCGTGTCCCCCTCTCCGACGAATGCGCGGGCGATCATCGCGAGCAATTCGTCCGAGCCGTTCCCCGCGATCACCCGGGAGAGATCGAACCCGTAGGTCAGGGCGGCCTGCCTCCGAAGCCTCGTCGAGTCCGGGTCCGGATACAGCCGGAGCGAGGCGTCCGCCTCCGTCCGCACGGCCCGCAGGACCGCGGGGGAGGGAGGATACGGGTTCTCGTTCGTGTTGAGCTTGATGAACCCCCGGTCCTGGGGCTGCTCCCCGGGCAGATACCCCTCCATCCTGGCGATGTTTCTGCGGAACGGGATCTTCATCGGGCCGCTCCCTGCCGATGTCCGGGGAAGAACTTCCTGCCGAGCCTCTCCCAGGAGGGGAGCGACCTCGTGACGGTGTCGGGGGAGACGCAGTAGGCGATCCGGAAATGCCCTTCCCGCCCGAATCCGCGGCCCGGGACGACCAGGAGGTTTTCCTCCCGTGCCGCCGCGACGAACTCCATCTCGTCCGGCGAGGGCGACCGGGGAAAGAGATAGAAGGCCCCCCCCGGGGGGACGACCGGGAATCCGGCCGCCGAGAGGGTC harbors:
- a CDS encoding FliA/WhiG family RNA polymerase sigma factor → MGSNLALRTTERLPEKPPPISDREALVNEFLPGIRYHASIMKLRLPPNVEMDDLVSSGVVGLLDAAVKFDSTRGIKFKTYAEFRIRGSMLDYLREMDWFSRAARQNANRLENAYARLESLLGRPPLEEEVAKEMKISITELRKQLALFSGLSVFSLDEPEDEYSVGNTAVQRILTEAAKNDERKDSILRDLREVLGKAIDLLPDREKQLIALYYYEELTMKEIGAIFALGEPRICQLHSQAVLRLRGKLKSRLER
- a CDS encoding sigma-54 dependent transcriptional regulator; the encoded protein is MKKSLLIAEDDENILELLLNVFSRPDLHVFPARSGAEAMDQIDQHDIDVVLTDLVMPGGDGLAVLSHAKKALVHCEVILMTGYGTVENAVQAMKLGAFHYITKPFKVVEVVHLVDRALEMTEMKKENIHLKQQAIGRYQFENIIGISEPIRQVLSLVTKVAGSGSTILILGESGTGKELIARAIHYNSSRADRMLVPVNCSAIPADLLESELFGHVRGAFTGAHVARTGRFETAHRGTIFLDEIGEMSPPLQAKILRVLQEQSFTPVGGTTPVNVDVRVIAATNKDLEKEIAARRFRQDLYFRLHVIPIHLPPLRERTDDIPVLAEHFLGKYAPAGGRRVQGFRPDAMEAMKRYAWPGNVRELENLVERLVILSRGAWLEKKDLPPAMVRDGDRSAGEAGEKLRIESLDFRKAKEEFENGLIRQALSLSGGNRKKAATLLGLKRTTLLEMLKRKGLNGP
- a CDS encoding flagellar biosynthesis anti-sigma factor FlgM; translated protein: MKSPGSDGKRGDGPGPAGKKSPREKRVDLLKGKVEKGIFRVKPKKVADKMVEDAVRTIRSRRGSR
- a CDS encoding metallopeptidase family protein → MRTAFEKVLRQAIDDLPGMFREALRNVAIVVEERPPDWLLEELDIPPGETLYGFYHGIPLPERSVLDSGNLPDKISVYRGPLEEDFRDRGELVRQIRMTLLHEIGHYFGMDEEDLARLGYE
- the hisC gene encoding histidinol-phosphate transaminase encodes the protein MKIPFRRNIARMEGYLPGEQPQDRGFIKLNTNENPYPPSPAVLRAVRTEADASLRLYPDPDSTRLRRQAALTYGFDLSRVIAGNGSDELLAMIARAFVGEGDTLCCPTPTYTLYDTLIRVQGGRIAGVPYPEDYSLPSGLAARRAKVTIVASPNSPSGTSVPTAVLADLADRVPGVLVIDEAYADFADETALSLAREKKNVIVLRTLSKSFSLAGMRIGLGFAHPAILEGLNKVRDSYNLGRLAIAAGEVALKDIGWMEKNAAKIRKTRATLLAALPALGFSPFPSQSNFVLARRLRGRSARPVYEELKRRKILVRYFDTPRLAGSLRITVGTDGEIGTLLASLGEML